One genomic segment of Micromonospora sp. WMMC415 includes these proteins:
- a CDS encoding WhiB family transcriptional regulator gives MSLALAPLDISVELEANLPCRKFDPDLWFSDSPTELELAKSLCGDCPLRVECLAGAVERAEPWGVWGGEIFERGAVVPRKRPRGRPRKEDVARDAALRVEAEARLAASGLSTRDAVRLAA, from the coding sequence ATGAGTCTGGCGTTGGCCCCGCTCGACATCAGCGTCGAGCTGGAGGCGAACCTGCCCTGCCGGAAGTTCGACCCCGACCTGTGGTTCTCCGACTCGCCCACCGAGCTCGAGCTGGCCAAGTCGCTCTGCGGGGACTGCCCGCTGCGCGTCGAGTGCCTGGCCGGTGCGGTGGAGCGGGCCGAGCCCTGGGGCGTCTGGGGTGGCGAGATCTTCGAGCGTGGCGCGGTCGTTCCGCGCAAGCGGCCCCGTGGCCGTCCGCGCAAGGAGGACGTCGCCCGGGACGCCGCGCTCCGGGTCGAGGCCGAGGCGCGCCTGGCGGCCAGTGGGCTGTCCACGCGTGACGCGGTCCGGCTGGCGGCCTGA
- a CDS encoding mycoredoxin, with translation MLTMYSTSWCGYCHRLKSQLDREGIGYEVVDIERDPQAAEFVMSVNGGNQTVPTLRFADGSALTNPSVKQVKEHLAKLAA, from the coding sequence ATGCTGACGATGTATTCCACTTCCTGGTGCGGCTACTGCCACCGTCTGAAGTCGCAGCTGGACCGGGAGGGCATCGGGTACGAGGTGGTCGACATCGAGCGGGACCCGCAGGCCGCGGAGTTCGTGATGAGCGTCAACGGGGGCAACCAGACGGTGCCGACGCTGCGCTTCGCCGACGGCAGCGCGCTCACCAACCCGTCGGTCAAGCAGGTCAAGGAGCACCTGGCCAAGCTGGCCGCCTGA
- a CDS encoding zinc-dependent metalloprotease, which produces MQQFMSQLQHLLSAPGSGPVNWDLARQVAASQLAASGDPAVSPYERNAVEEALRLADLWLEPASALPSGIHSSVAWNRNEWIYKTLDVWRKLCDPVASRMVGAMGDLVPPEARAQLGPMQSMVATLGGALFGGQLGQALGSLAAEVLSAGDIGLPLGPAGTAALIPANIREYGAGLELPEDEVRLYVALREAAHQRLFEHVPWLRGHVLSAVEMYASGIRVNREAIEEAMGRVDPTDPESMQAIALEGIFTPEDSPAQKASLARLETALALVEGWVCHVVDSAAGGRLPNVVRLGEAFRRRRAAGGPAEQTFAALVGLELRPRRLREAAALWAALTEHRGIAGRDALWGHPDLLPSDDDFADPVAFARSQLDLGELESFDFSAPGGPEEKAPGESDEGPGASPER; this is translated from the coding sequence ATGCAGCAGTTCATGTCGCAGTTGCAGCACCTGCTGTCGGCGCCCGGCAGCGGCCCGGTGAACTGGGACCTGGCCCGCCAGGTGGCCGCGAGCCAGCTCGCCGCGTCGGGCGACCCGGCGGTCTCGCCGTACGAGCGCAACGCGGTGGAGGAGGCGCTCCGCCTGGCCGACCTGTGGCTGGAGCCGGCGTCGGCGCTGCCCTCGGGCATCCACAGCTCGGTGGCGTGGAACCGGAACGAGTGGATCTACAAGACGCTCGACGTCTGGCGCAAGCTGTGCGACCCGGTGGCCAGCCGGATGGTCGGCGCGATGGGCGACCTGGTGCCGCCGGAGGCGCGCGCCCAGCTCGGCCCGATGCAGTCGATGGTGGCCACCCTCGGTGGCGCGCTCTTCGGCGGCCAGCTCGGCCAGGCCCTCGGCTCGCTCGCCGCGGAGGTGCTCTCCGCCGGCGACATCGGGCTGCCGCTCGGCCCGGCCGGCACGGCCGCGCTGATCCCGGCCAACATCCGGGAGTACGGCGCCGGCCTGGAGCTGCCCGAGGACGAGGTCCGCCTCTACGTGGCGCTGCGCGAGGCCGCCCACCAGCGGCTCTTCGAGCACGTGCCGTGGCTGCGTGGGCACGTGCTGAGCGCGGTGGAGATGTACGCCTCGGGCATCCGGGTCAACCGGGAGGCGATCGAGGAGGCGATGGGCCGGGTCGACCCGACCGACCCGGAGTCGATGCAGGCGATCGCCCTGGAGGGCATCTTCACGCCGGAGGACAGCCCGGCGCAGAAGGCGTCGCTGGCCCGGCTGGAGACCGCGCTCGCCCTGGTCGAGGGCTGGGTGTGCCACGTGGTGGACAGCGCGGCCGGCGGCCGGCTGCCCAACGTCGTCCGGCTCGGCGAGGCGTTCCGGCGGCGCCGGGCCGCGGGCGGGCCGGCCGAGCAGACCTTCGCCGCCCTGGTCGGCCTGGAGCTGCGCCCGCGCCGGCTGCGGGAGGCGGCGGCGCTGTGGGCGGCGCTCACCGAGCACCGGGGCATCGCCGGCCGGGACGCCCTGTGGGGCCACCCCGACCTGCTGCCGTCCGACGACGACTTCGCCGACCCGGTGGCCTTCGCCCGGTCCCAGCTGGACCTCGGGGAGCTGGAGAGCTTCGACTTCAGCGCGCCGGGCGGGCCGGAGGAGAAGGCCCCGGGCGAGTCGGACGAGGGGCCCGGAGCGTCACCGGAGCGCTGA
- a CDS encoding DUF397 domain-containing protein, which produces MHEIRNTPSVLPELPDVPWRKSTRSQTSNCVEVAPLPTGPAAVALRDSKDRGGPVLLFDRAGWVGFLAGTKNGQFDRA; this is translated from the coding sequence ATGCACGAGATCCGCAACACGCCGTCCGTCCTTCCCGAGCTTCCCGACGTGCCATGGCGCAAGAGCACGCGAAGCCAGACCTCCAACTGCGTCGAGGTCGCGCCGCTGCCGACCGGCCCGGCCGCGGTCGCCCTGCGGGACAGCAAGGACCGCGGTGGCCCGGTGCTGCTGTTCGACCGGGCCGGCTGGGTGGGCTTCCTGGCCGGGACGAAGAACGGCCAGTTCGACCGGGCCTGA
- a CDS encoding PDZ domain-containing protein, with product MRRRGVTVLLGALLTTLLSIGVLAAPIPYVVLGPGPTVNTLGAENGKEVIQITGRETSTSAGQLRLTTVGVQPSVKLRSAIQGWFSDDEAVVPRELVYPPGESQEEVEERNAEDFKVSQTSAETAALRELGYPVQVVVKTVAADGPSNGVLKPGDVVTSVDGQPVTVAARLTELIRAKPAGTALEIGYTRNGAAATARITSREQDGRPRIGVEIDQQQPHPFTLTIDLEDIGGPSAGLMFALGIIDKLRPEDLTGGRIIAGTGTIDDEGRVGPIGGIAQKLVGAKDAGATAFLVPADNCAEAVRNPQPDLPLIRVATLDDALTALEALRTGGDAPRC from the coding sequence ATGAGACGTCGCGGCGTGACCGTCCTGCTCGGTGCCCTGCTCACCACCCTGCTCAGCATCGGCGTGCTGGCCGCGCCCATCCCGTACGTGGTGCTCGGCCCCGGCCCGACCGTCAACACGCTGGGCGCCGAGAACGGCAAGGAGGTCATCCAGATCACCGGCCGGGAGACCTCCACGTCGGCGGGGCAGTTGCGGCTGACCACGGTGGGGGTGCAGCCCTCGGTCAAGCTGCGCTCGGCCATCCAGGGCTGGTTCTCCGACGACGAGGCGGTGGTGCCCCGCGAGCTGGTGTACCCGCCGGGGGAGAGCCAGGAGGAGGTCGAGGAACGCAACGCGGAGGACTTCAAGGTCTCCCAGACCAGCGCCGAGACGGCGGCGCTGCGCGAGCTGGGGTACCCGGTGCAGGTGGTGGTCAAGACGGTCGCCGCGGACGGCCCGTCGAACGGCGTCCTCAAGCCCGGCGACGTGGTGACCTCGGTCGACGGGCAGCCCGTCACGGTGGCGGCCCGGCTCACCGAGCTGATCCGCGCCAAGCCGGCGGGGACCGCCCTGGAGATCGGCTACACCCGGAACGGCGCCGCCGCGACCGCCCGGATCACCAGCCGGGAGCAGGACGGCCGGCCCCGCATCGGGGTCGAGATCGACCAGCAGCAGCCGCACCCGTTCACGCTGACCATCGACCTGGAGGACATCGGCGGCCCGAGCGCCGGCCTCATGTTCGCCCTCGGCATCATCGACAAGCTGCGTCCGGAGGACCTGACCGGCGGCCGGATCATCGCCGGTACCGGCACGATCGACGACGAGGGACGGGTCGGCCCGATCGGCGGCATCGCGCAGAAGCTGGTCGGCGCGAAGGACGCGGGGGCCACCGCGTTCCTGGTCCCGGCCGACAACTGCGCCGAGGCCGTCCGCAACCCGCAGCCCGACCTGCCGCTGATCAGAGTCGCCACGCTCGACGACGCGCTGACGGCCCTGGAGGCACTGCGTACGGGCGGTGACGCACCCCGTTGCTGA
- a CDS encoding ATP-dependent DNA helicase UvrD2, with the protein MVVHSASERVLAGLDPEQRSAVTAPAGPVCILAGAGTGKTRAVTSRIAHRALTGEISPRHVLAVTFTARAAAEMRSRLTALGVPGVQARTFHAAALRQVRYFAARLLDGRAMPELLDSKVRLVTLAAAKVGIRADRAGARDLAGEIEWAKSSLVEPGEYVVAAAKALRDTPYEPAKVADVFAAYEKLKRSGGVIDFEDMLRAAVWGIEEHRDVAEQVRAQYRHFVVDEYQDVNPLQQRLLEAWLGGRDDLTVVGDASQTIYSFTGATSSYLVDFPRRHRAATVVRLVRDYRSTPQVVGLANAVISQARGTEARLRLELVGQRPPGPEPDLRIFTDEPAEAAAVAARCRALVDAGTPAREIAVLFRTNAQSEAYEKALTEAEVPYQVQGAERFFERAEVRQAMVALRAATRSIPGETPLPAAVVEALGAVGWAPDRPPAGGAARERWEALAALVQLAEEYAATPPVLPIGPAASVERPVTLADFTDELARRAAAQHAPTVEGVTLASLHSAKGLEWDAVFLVGLSEGTLPTTYAKTPEQVEEERRLLYVGITRAREWLWLSYASARSPGGRPRRPCRFLPQLDRSGGAERAGTGGVRRAADRRRTQIVSCRVCGATLLAGPDRKVGRCATCPSDIDEELHERLREWRRRVAGGQRVPAYVVFTDATLVALAERRPGRPQDLTAIAGIGPRKLGLYGEAVLALVAGAAVDEICPEKTFEISS; encoded by the coding sequence GTGGTGGTTCACTCAGCGTCCGAGCGCGTGCTCGCCGGGCTCGATCCGGAGCAGCGGTCGGCGGTGACCGCCCCGGCCGGCCCCGTCTGCATCCTGGCCGGCGCCGGCACCGGGAAGACCCGGGCGGTCACCTCGCGGATCGCCCACCGGGCGTTGACCGGGGAGATCTCACCGCGACACGTGCTCGCCGTCACGTTCACCGCCCGCGCCGCCGCCGAGATGCGCAGCCGGCTCACCGCCCTCGGCGTCCCCGGCGTGCAGGCGCGGACGTTCCACGCGGCGGCCCTGCGCCAGGTGCGGTACTTCGCGGCCCGGCTGCTCGACGGGCGGGCGATGCCCGAGCTGCTGGACAGCAAGGTCCGGCTGGTCACCCTCGCGGCGGCGAAGGTCGGGATCCGGGCTGACCGGGCGGGCGCCCGGGACCTCGCCGGTGAGATCGAGTGGGCCAAGTCGTCCCTGGTCGAGCCCGGGGAGTACGTGGTCGCGGCGGCCAAGGCGCTGCGCGACACCCCGTACGAGCCGGCGAAGGTCGCCGACGTCTTCGCCGCGTACGAGAAGCTCAAGCGGTCCGGCGGCGTGATCGACTTCGAGGACATGCTGCGCGCCGCGGTCTGGGGCATCGAGGAGCACCGGGACGTGGCCGAGCAGGTCCGCGCCCAGTACCGGCACTTCGTCGTCGACGAGTACCAGGACGTCAACCCCCTCCAGCAGCGGCTGCTGGAGGCGTGGCTGGGTGGGCGGGACGACCTGACCGTGGTCGGCGACGCCAGCCAGACCATCTACTCGTTCACCGGCGCCACCTCGTCGTACCTGGTCGACTTCCCGCGCCGCCACCGCGCCGCGACGGTGGTCCGGCTGGTCCGCGACTACCGCTCCACCCCCCAGGTCGTCGGCCTCGCCAACGCGGTGATCTCGCAGGCCCGGGGGACCGAGGCCCGGCTGCGCCTGGAGCTGGTCGGCCAGCGGCCACCCGGCCCGGAGCCGGATCTGCGGATCTTCACCGACGAGCCGGCCGAGGCCGCCGCGGTCGCCGCCCGCTGCCGCGCGCTGGTCGACGCCGGCACACCGGCCCGCGAGATCGCCGTGCTGTTCCGCACCAACGCGCAGTCCGAGGCGTACGAGAAGGCGCTGACCGAGGCCGAGGTGCCGTACCAGGTGCAGGGGGCGGAGCGGTTCTTCGAGCGCGCCGAGGTGCGGCAGGCGATGGTCGCGCTGCGGGCCGCGACCCGCTCGATCCCCGGGGAGACCCCGCTGCCGGCCGCCGTGGTCGAGGCGCTCGGCGCGGTGGGCTGGGCGCCCGACCGCCCACCGGCCGGTGGTGCGGCGCGCGAGCGGTGGGAGGCGCTCGCCGCGCTGGTCCAGCTCGCCGAGGAGTACGCCGCCACCCCGCCGGTCCTGCCGATCGGGCCGGCCGCCTCGGTGGAGCGCCCGGTCACCCTGGCCGACTTCACCGACGAGCTGGCCCGGCGCGCGGCCGCCCAGCACGCGCCCACCGTCGAGGGCGTGACCCTGGCCTCCCTGCACTCGGCGAAGGGCCTGGAGTGGGACGCCGTGTTCCTGGTCGGGCTCTCCGAGGGCACCCTCCCCACCACGTACGCGAAGACCCCCGAGCAGGTGGAGGAGGAGCGACGGCTGCTGTACGTGGGCATCACCCGGGCCCGCGAGTGGCTCTGGCTGTCGTACGCGTCGGCCCGCTCGCCGGGCGGGCGGCCCCGGCGGCCCTGCCGCTTCCTGCCCCAGCTGGACCGCTCCGGCGGGGCCGAGCGGGCCGGGACGGGCGGGGTCCGGCGCGCCGCCGACCGGCGGCGTACCCAGATCGTCTCCTGCCGTGTCTGCGGCGCGACGCTGCTCGCCGGTCCGGACCGCAAGGTGGGCCGCTGCGCCACCTGCCCGTCGGACATCGACGAGGAGCTGCACGAGCGGCTGCGCGAGTGGCGGCGCCGGGTGGCCGGGGGCCAGCGGGTTCCGGCGTACGTGGTCTTCACCGACGCGACCCTGGTCGCGCTGGCCGAGCGGCGGCCGGGCCGGCCGCAGGACCTGACGGCGATCGCCGGCATCGGACCCCGGAAGCTGGGGCTCTACGGGGAGGCGGTGCTGGCGTTGGTGGCCGGCGCGGCGGTGGACGAGATCTGCCCGGAGAAAACTTTCGAAATCTCGTCGTAA
- a CDS encoding DUF5679 domain-containing protein — protein MADQAQTYNGYCVKCKEKRDFEGHVEVSKTGMNMAKGKCPVCGTTVNRILGKAKV, from the coding sequence GTGGCCGACCAGGCCCAGACCTACAACGGTTACTGCGTCAAGTGCAAGGAGAAGCGGGACTTCGAGGGGCACGTCGAGGTCTCGAAGACCGGGATGAACATGGCCAAGGGCAAGTGTCCGGTGTGCGGCACAACAGTGAACCGCATCCTGGGCAAGGCGAAGGTCTGA
- a CDS encoding AarF/ABC1/UbiB kinase family protein, with the protein MTDIPRRAVSRTAKLAALPLGFAGRTVLGMGKRVTGLASDVISAEIQQRTAEQLFSVLGQLKGGAMKFGQALSVFEAALPEEIAAPYRQALTKLQEAAPPLPAASVHKVLAEQLGPDWRDRFVEFNDTPAAAASIGQVHRALWRDPGYGPAGAPATRDVAVKIQYPGAGDALLADLKQLSRLGGMFRAIQPGLDVKPLLVELRERITEELDYELEAESQRAFAAAYADDPEIYIPGVVSASPRVLVTEWVEGTPLADIIRDGTEEQRDEAGRLMATLHLSAPQRAGLLHADPHPGNFRLMSDGRLGVIDFGAVARMPEGTPEPIGRIAALALRDDADEVVAGLRAEGFISASEPIDAQAVLDFLRPMLAPIAGEEFRFTRAWLRAEAARLANPRSPAHQLGRQLNLPPSYLLIHRVTLGSIGVLCQLEAKAPYRGILERWLPGFAPVA; encoded by the coding sequence GTGACCGACATCCCGCGCCGGGCCGTGTCCCGGACCGCCAAGCTCGCCGCTCTGCCGCTCGGCTTCGCCGGCCGGACCGTCCTCGGCATGGGTAAGCGCGTCACCGGGCTCGCCTCCGACGTGATCTCCGCGGAGATCCAGCAGCGCACCGCCGAGCAGCTCTTCAGCGTCCTCGGCCAGCTCAAGGGCGGCGCGATGAAGTTCGGCCAGGCGTTGTCGGTCTTCGAGGCGGCGCTGCCGGAGGAGATCGCCGCTCCCTACCGGCAGGCGCTGACGAAGCTCCAGGAGGCCGCGCCGCCGCTGCCGGCGGCGAGCGTGCACAAGGTGCTCGCCGAGCAGCTCGGCCCCGACTGGCGGGACCGGTTCGTCGAGTTCAACGACACCCCGGCGGCGGCCGCCAGCATCGGCCAGGTGCACCGTGCGCTCTGGCGGGACCCGGGCTACGGGCCGGCGGGCGCGCCGGCCACCCGCGACGTCGCCGTCAAGATCCAGTATCCGGGCGCGGGCGACGCTCTCCTCGCCGACCTCAAGCAGCTCTCCCGGCTGGGCGGGATGTTCCGTGCGATCCAGCCGGGGCTGGACGTCAAACCGCTCCTGGTCGAGCTGCGGGAACGGATCACCGAGGAGCTCGACTACGAGCTGGAGGCGGAGTCGCAACGCGCCTTCGCCGCCGCGTACGCGGACGACCCGGAGATCTACATCCCGGGGGTGGTCTCGGCGTCGCCCCGGGTCCTGGTCACGGAGTGGGTCGAGGGCACGCCGCTGGCCGACATCATCCGCGACGGCACCGAGGAGCAGCGGGACGAGGCAGGCCGGCTGATGGCCACCCTGCACCTCTCCGCGCCGCAGCGCGCCGGGCTGCTGCACGCCGACCCGCACCCGGGCAACTTCCGGCTGATGTCCGACGGACGGCTCGGCGTGATCGACTTCGGGGCGGTGGCCCGGATGCCCGAGGGCACGCCGGAACCGATCGGCCGGATCGCCGCGCTCGCCCTGCGTGACGACGCGGACGAGGTGGTGGCGGGCCTGCGGGCCGAGGGGTTCATCAGCGCCTCCGAGCCGATCGACGCCCAGGCGGTGCTCGACTTCCTCCGTCCGATGCTGGCCCCGATCGCCGGCGAGGAGTTCCGGTTCACCCGGGCCTGGCTGCGCGCCGAGGCGGCCCGGCTGGCCAACCCCCGCTCCCCCGCGCACCAGCTCGGCCGGCAGCTCAACCTGCCCCCGTCGTACCTGCTGATCCACCGGGTGACGCTCGGGTCGATCGGGGTGCTCTGCCAGTTGGAGGCCAAGGCGCCGTACCGGGGCATCCTGGAACGGTGGCTGCCCGGCTTCGCGCCGGTCGCCTGA
- a CDS encoding M48 family metallopeptidase, with amino-acid sequence MAGVRKPVVEVRRSQRRRRTVSAYRDGERVVVLIPDQFSRAEESEWVDRMLARLAAREGRLARSDAELLARATRLITLYLADHGPEAVPSSVRWVTNQNGRWGSCTPADRTIRISHRVQDMPDWVIDYVLLHELAHLIVPSHNARFWELVGRYPKTERARGYLEGVAAVSAS; translated from the coding sequence ATGGCAGGGGTGCGTAAGCCGGTCGTCGAGGTACGGCGCAGCCAGCGCCGGCGACGGACGGTGTCCGCGTACCGGGACGGTGAGCGCGTCGTCGTCCTGATTCCCGACCAGTTCTCCCGCGCCGAGGAGAGCGAGTGGGTCGACCGGATGCTCGCCCGGCTCGCCGCCCGGGAGGGCCGGCTGGCCCGGTCCGACGCCGAGCTGCTCGCCCGGGCCACCCGACTGATCACGCTCTACCTGGCCGACCACGGCCCGGAGGCGGTTCCCAGCAGCGTCCGCTGGGTGACCAACCAGAATGGCCGGTGGGGCTCCTGCACCCCGGCGGACCGGACGATCCGTATCTCGCACCGGGTCCAGGACATGCCGGACTGGGTCATCGACTACGTCCTGCTCCACGAGCTGGCCCACCTCATCGTCCCGAGTCACAACGCCCGGTTCTGGGAGCTGGTCGGTCGGTACCCGAAGACCGAGCGCGCCCGCGGCTACCTGGAGGGCGTCGCCGCCGTCTCCGCCTCCTGA
- a CDS encoding MFS transporter, with protein MRTVLRRPDFRLLFAGLLASMAAESILLLALAVWVKELTGSDGRAGATIFAIIAPMTLAPLVGWFVDRVPRRPFFVGANLVTAILLTPLLAVRDSGDVWIIYLVAALYGLSYVTLSALLSGLIRQLVPAELLADANGVLQTVRQGLRLVGPLAGAGLYAAAGGWLLTGAAMAGFLTAGAVVGLLRVTETPREPREPRWPAGLGDGLRHLAGEPALRRALLGYGLGSLVMGFSESLIFAYVDQGLRRDAAFVGVLVTVQGIGGLVGGLLSPGVVRRVGEVGALAAGVALFGPAALALAYPSLWLGFGAVLLAGVSLPLTMVGLHTLIQRRTPPGLIGRVAAASEAVVSGPQAFSIGAGALLVGVFDYRLLFATVGLATLVAGGYLWHGRALTPPPARSRPPVPLPRRPVEKEVVGAARPRRTS; from the coding sequence ATGCGCACCGTCCTGCGCCGCCCGGACTTCCGGCTGCTCTTCGCCGGCCTGCTGGCCAGCATGGCGGCCGAGTCGATCCTGCTGCTGGCACTCGCCGTCTGGGTGAAGGAACTGACCGGCTCGGACGGGCGGGCCGGGGCCACCATCTTCGCGATCATCGCGCCGATGACGCTGGCGCCGCTGGTCGGCTGGTTCGTCGACCGGGTGCCCCGCCGGCCCTTCTTCGTCGGCGCGAACCTCGTCACCGCGATCCTGCTCACCCCGCTGCTCGCGGTCCGGGACAGCGGTGACGTGTGGATCATCTACCTGGTCGCGGCGCTGTACGGGCTGTCGTACGTCACGCTCAGCGCCCTGCTCAGCGGTCTGATCAGGCAGCTGGTGCCGGCCGAGCTGCTCGCCGACGCGAACGGCGTGCTCCAGACCGTACGCCAGGGGCTGCGCCTCGTCGGCCCGCTGGCCGGGGCCGGTCTCTACGCCGCCGCCGGGGGCTGGCTGCTGACCGGCGCCGCGATGGCGGGTTTCCTGACCGCCGGCGCGGTGGTCGGCCTGCTCCGGGTCACCGAGACGCCCCGGGAGCCGCGCGAGCCACGCTGGCCGGCCGGGCTGGGCGACGGGCTCCGGCACCTGGCCGGCGAGCCGGCGCTGCGCCGCGCGCTGCTCGGCTACGGCCTGGGCTCGCTGGTGATGGGCTTCAGCGAGTCGTTGATCTTCGCGTACGTCGACCAGGGGCTCCGCCGTGACGCCGCGTTCGTCGGCGTGCTGGTCACCGTGCAGGGGATCGGGGGACTGGTCGGCGGGCTCCTGTCACCGGGGGTGGTCCGGCGGGTGGGCGAGGTGGGCGCGCTCGCCGCCGGGGTGGCGCTGTTCGGGCCGGCCGCGCTGGCGCTGGCGTACCCGAGCCTGTGGCTGGGCTTCGGCGCGGTGCTGCTGGCCGGGGTGTCACTGCCGCTGACCATGGTCGGGCTGCACACGCTGATCCAGCGGCGTACGCCGCCCGGGCTCATCGGCCGCGTCGCCGCCGCCTCCGAGGCGGTGGTCAGCGGCCCCCAGGCGTTCTCCATCGGCGCCGGCGCGCTGCTCGTCGGCGTCTTCGACTACCGCCTGCTCTTCGCGACGGTCGGGCTGGCGACCCTGGTGGCCGGCGGGTACCTCTGGCACGGCCGGGCGCTGACCCCACCGCCGGCCCGCTCGCGACCGCCGGTTCCGCTCCCGCGCCGTCCGGTCGAGAAGGAGGTGGTCGGCGCGGCGCGTCCACGCCGCACATCCTGA
- a CDS encoding helix-turn-helix transcriptional regulator, whose translation MPPASPSPILRRRRLGVELRRLREAAGLTGDQVIERVGWASASKLSRLENGRSRPDPQDVHDLLDLYRADGPLREELLAITREAGDIRGWLRNYPVMTQQQRGFAELEAGCVEISEYNPALVPGLLQTPGYARFRIASAREVDEAAGEPEVAEDIDTEVRARLARQSLLTRASDAPRYTAVLEEAALGGRAGPPDVLREQLMQLCELAMLPNVALHVLPKETQVGDWYLPPTAFSLYRFADPQDPETVAIEGGFLNVMSTEVKALNRYKVVFEWLCTAALSASDTLSWLIQATGRLPDAAAPSTVAYGPATAPTQRRRHHGRLTER comes from the coding sequence GTGCCTCCAGCCTCACCCAGTCCCATCCTGCGACGGCGCAGGCTGGGCGTTGAGCTGCGCCGGCTGCGCGAGGCCGCTGGTCTCACCGGGGACCAGGTCATCGAGCGCGTCGGGTGGGCCTCCGCGTCCAAACTCTCGCGGCTGGAGAACGGCCGCAGCCGGCCGGACCCGCAGGACGTCCACGACCTGCTCGACCTCTACCGGGCCGACGGGCCGTTACGCGAGGAGTTGCTGGCCATCACCCGGGAGGCCGGCGACATCCGCGGGTGGCTGCGGAACTACCCCGTGATGACCCAGCAGCAGCGCGGCTTCGCCGAGCTGGAGGCCGGCTGCGTCGAGATCTCCGAGTACAACCCGGCCCTGGTGCCGGGACTGCTCCAGACCCCCGGGTACGCGCGGTTCCGGATCGCCTCGGCGCGCGAGGTCGACGAGGCGGCCGGGGAGCCGGAGGTCGCCGAGGACATCGACACCGAGGTGCGGGCCCGCCTGGCCCGCCAGTCACTGCTCACCCGGGCGTCGGACGCTCCCCGCTACACCGCCGTGCTGGAGGAGGCCGCGCTCGGCGGCCGGGCCGGCCCGCCGGACGTCCTCCGGGAGCAGTTGATGCAGCTGTGCGAGCTGGCCATGCTGCCGAACGTCGCGCTCCACGTGCTGCCCAAGGAGACCCAGGTCGGCGACTGGTACCTGCCGCCGACCGCGTTCTCGCTCTACCGCTTCGCCGACCCCCAGGACCCGGAGACCGTGGCGATCGAGGGTGGATTTCTCAATGTCATGTCGACAGAGGTAAAAGCCCTAAATCGCTATAAAGTAGTGTTCGAGTGGTTGTGCACGGCGGCGCTCTCCGCATCGGACACTCTCTCCTGGCTGATCCAGGCCACGGGGCGGCTGCCCGACGCGGCGGCCCCGTCCACTGTGGCGTACGGGCCGGCAACGGCGCCGACCCAACGCCGCCGGCACCACGGGCGCCTGACGGAACGGTGA